Genomic DNA from Desulfonema ishimotonii:
ATTATTTACAGGTACAAGCATCTTAGGGAATTTATTTACGCTTGGTTACTTGGTCTGAGGTTCTTTCGGTCGTTAACTGCTGTCAAAGACTGATAATAAAGGCTTTGAACGTAATTACCTGGTTTTCAGAGAACATTTAAATTTAAGGGGCTACTACATCAACCCGGAAATACGTCCCCCTTTGCCCTGAGGCAGCGTTCAGACTTAAAGTCTGAACTCCTTTGCTGCACAATAGCCGGGAGTTCAGATCTCAGGTCTGAGAACGATGGGACGAATTTTCAAGTTGATGTACTACATTCCCCCGAAAGTTCATCCCCCTCTACCCGAACCGTTATTCAGCCCCGCAGGCTCTGGAACTGAGGATACGCGGGGATCTGGGATGAATAATTATTCGCCCCTGTTCCGGGGCGTGACGAAGTTCCAAGTTGATGTACTACCCTCTCATCCGGGACGATCATCAGCAGATCCGAAAAAACTTTTTTTCTGAACAATTCGGCAAAGCGGGCGGTACGGGCAGAACTTCGGGTTGGCCATGATATGCCGCCCGGCGGATTTTCACACGGACAGACCCTGTTTGCGCAATAGCCACAGTTCGTTAAATATCAGGGAATCAGAAGCTTTTTGACCTGCTAATAATGGGTAATCTTAAAAAAATGATTGACAATCAGTATGCTGACATGGCAAGTAATCTACCGACCGCTCGCTCAATTTTTTTCAAGCTATCCATACAGGGAAAATTGGCATGAAGCCTGAATAAACGCATACGTCAGAAGTTTCTGTATCATGCCGGATCTGATTCGGCATCCGGGCTTAAGAACACCGGTCGCCGGTTTTTGTTGAAAGGATTATTTATTAATAAATCAAAATATTTGTATAAAATATAGATGGCAGAGTGAAAGGTGGAAAATCGTTTCAGCGCACTGATTTTCGGGGTAACACAGACTGGAATGAATCCCGTATTTTATTTATGCAAGGCAGCGGGTAAACAATCAAAACGGAGGTAGGGATATGTCGTTGGAAAGTGTTTACAGAGAAGCGATGGCGTTAAATACCATCAGAGACATGGAAAAACGGGAAGCAGGGACAAAGGCATTTTTTGAAAAACTGAATCAGACCACGCTGCCGGACAAGTTTAACTGGGCCGCAGAAATTTTTGAGGGGATGCATGTCAAAGAGAGGGGCGATCAGCTCGCTCTGATCTGGACGGACCTGGATACGGATGCTGAAAGTCAGTACACCTATAAGGAGCTGGCGGCCAACGGGAATAAATTCCTCAATTTCATACGGAAGAATGGCGCTGAAAAAGGCAACAACCTGTATATGCTGACCCCGATTGTTCCTGAAACATGGTTTGCCTCTTTTGCGGGGATAAAGGGCGGTATGGTATCGGTACCCACGGCCACCAGCATGACGGAAAGAGAAATTCAGTTCCGTTTTGAAGCCTATAAACCCGATGTGATTGTCGCTTTTGAAGGATTGACGGATCTCGTGGATGATGCGTTGAAAAAAGCCGACTGCACCCCCAAGGCAAAGATCGTTTTAGGTCGGAAAGACGGATGGACCTCCTACACCGAGATCGACGGGGAAGCCGCCGAGGCCGATCCCGCAGACGTGGGCAAGGATGATGTCCTCTTCTGCTTTTTCACATCCGGCACCACCGGACTTCCCAAACGGGTGGGCCACAGCGCCACCTCATACCCTGTCGGCCATCTGTCCACCGCTATGATACAGGGACTTGAACCCGGAGACGTTCACCATAATCTGAGTGCGCCCGGCTGGGCAAAATGGGCGTGGAGCAGCTTTTTCGCACCGTTTAACCTGGGTGCTACCGCCACCGGTTTCAATTTCACAGTGCTGAATATTGAAAAATACATCGCCACGGTTGCCAAATACAAGGTGAATTCCTTCTGCGCACCGCCCACTGCCTGGCGCGCATTTGTGGGACTTGGTCTGGACAAATATGACCTGAGTTCAATGAAGTATTCGCTGAGCGCCGGTGAGCCGCTGAACCCCGAAGTGATTGATCAGTGGAAAAAAGCCACCGGAACCGAGATCAGGGATTTTTACGGCCAGACCGAATCGACCTGCATGATCGGCAATCCGCCCTGGATGGAAGGCAAAATGAAGTTCGGCTCCTTCGGGTATCCCTCCTATATGTATGATGTGATCCTGGTGGATGACGAGGGCAAGGAGATCACCCAGGCTGACGAGCCCGGCCATATCGTCATCCGCCTGAGCAACTGGAGGGCGCTGGGTCTTTTCCACGAATATATCGACGAGCCCGAAAAAACCAAAAATGTGTTCCAGGACAACCTTTACTTCACCGGGGATAAGGCCTCATTTGACAAAGAGGGGTACTGGTGGTTTGTCGGCAGGTCCGACGATGTCATCAAGTCCTCCGACTACCGCGTCGGTCCGTTTGAGGTGGAAAGCGCGCTGATCGAACACCCCTCCGTCATGGAAACGGCTGTCGTCGGCGTCCCCGATCCCAAGCGGCATCAGTTGGTGAAAGCCTTCGTCATTCTGAGCAGTGGTTATGAACCTTCCAGAGATCTGGCCCTGGAACTGTTCAAACACACCATTGACGTGCTGGCCAAATTCAAGATTCCGAGAATCATTGAATTCGTGGATGAACTGCCCAAGACGATCAGTGGCAAAATCAGACGGGTCGAGCTGAGAGAAACCGAAGAAGGTAAGAAGACAGAGGAAGCCGCTCCGGCCAACGAGTATTTTTACCATCAGTTCCCGGAACTGAGTTCCAAGAAAAAATAATCCTCTTCTGCCCAACCCCACCCGGAAACGGTGAACGCTGCTCTGTGGCAGCGCCCGTTTCCGGGTGGGGTCTTGCCTGCGTCTCCGGCAGCATCTTCCCCCGATACTTTTGCAGGAAAACTGAAATCCGTTTTGAAAAGGGATCAGATTCAGCGGAATTCTGTGCAGATTTGCGCCTACCGTTCATCGCCATTACCCGGTTCATGGGGCAGGACGCATCAGGCTCATTTCTGATGAAAATAATGCGGGGGAATCAGACCACCCCCCTGGGCATGGGGGCCATCTTTTCGCCGCCCAGAACGTAACCGCCGTCGATGCGCAGAACGCTGCCGGTCATATACGGCGCGTCTCTGAGAATGAACCGCACCGCCCGGACCGCATCGTCGATTTTTCCGGTCCGGCCCAGGAGCGTATGGTCCGTAATGGCCTGTTTCTGGGCCGCTGTCAGAAGTCCCCAGCCCCTGGTTTTCTGGGCATGACGGGTTTCAAAGATGCCCAGCATGATTTCATTGACCCGCACTTCGGGCGCACCCAGCCGTGCCCAGGTCTCCGTCAGCAGCGACATCCCCCGGCTGGCGGCTGAGTAGCCCTCGTTAAACAGATAGCTGGCCGGTCCGGAGCGTCCCACAATGCCGGCAACGGATGAGAAATTGATCACTGCGCCGTTGCCGGAGGCTTTAAGGTGGGGCAGGGCGGCCTCGAAGAGCCACTGTTTGGCGCGGAGGGTTGTTCCCATTTCCATATCCCACTGATCACAGGTATACTGGCCGTGAACCGCAGGCCAGCCCCCCCGCTCAATGTTGTTGATCAGGATGTCGAGCCTGCCGAACCGGTCAATGACGTTCTGAATCAGGCCGGGAATGGCCTCTGTGTCAAGCAGGTTGGTGCGAACGATGAGGTGATCGGCCCCGGAATCCGCAAAATCCCTTTTCATTTCCGCAAGGCTTTCCTCCCAGTCATAATAGTTAAGCGCCAGTTTTACGCCTTCCCCGGCCAGCGCCAGGCCGATGCCTTTGCCGATGCCTTTCACCGCGCCGAGAACCAGCGCAACCTTGTTGTTCAGTTTCATAATTCAGATGTCTCCGCCGGTTCGGGGGATTCGCAGAAAAACGTCTTTGTTCATTTTCCAAATCGTTAGTCAGAACTGCGGACTTCGGTCTTGGACTTTCAGCATCAGATAAAAAATGATCCGCGAAGCGGTTCTTTTAAAATGACTTTCAGTCGTAAATCATTCTGTGGGCTTTCAGTCCATAGGGGTTGAATTTCTGTACCGTCTGTGAAGTGGGAATTCGGTTTCTGTTTTCGCAGGAAGAAGGGGGCGGCGTTTCATGTGCAGGTGATTTCCGACGGAGTTTTCTCATACGCGGCGCTGGCCTGCCCCCGAATGTCTCAGTCGGTGCCGAAAAGGGCATCCTGAACCCACTGATATCCGATTTTCAGAAGGGGAAGGTCGTCTGTCTTTGCCTGCTCCGCCAGTTCGGGCAATACATTAACCCGGGCAGGCAGCCCTTTTTCAAACACCTGGGATCTGAAGTTATCCAGATCGTAACATCCCAGGTGGAAGATGTGCCGCTCTTTGATATCCAGAGGGCCGGGATGCTGTTTGTTTTTCATGGCGATGATCTCCATGAACCGGTCGTTCATTTCATTGTAAATTTCAATCCCCTGACTCCTGATCCATTCCCTGACAGTCTGTGTTTTCTGCTGGCCGAATCCCTGACAGTGAGGCTCTTTCATCAGCGCATAATACTCGCTGATCTGACCGGTTTCCCTGGAACGGGAGGCCAGCCGGGCCAGAGGATAGGTACGGCATGAGGCAGGCCGGGCCTCGTAGACCCTGCACCCTTCCGGCGCGACAAAAGGGCATTTGAAATCCGCATCCGGGTTCTGGCGGAGGACAACAACGGGCAAACCGGTTTCGGGGCCTGTGTGCTGGGTGGTGTAGCGGTCGAGAAATGCCTCCGCGCGCATTCCCAGGTGATTTTTAAGACGCAATATATCATAGGGGGTAAGGAACTGGTTCAGATCGCGGCAGCATTCATTGAAGCAGGGGACATCGGGGCCGCATGAAAATTCAAAGCTTTCATCCATGTCAATGGGAATCATCTGGTTTTCCATAAAAAATATTCCTCAGTATCCGGTCTGTGTTTCTCCTGACCGGGGGGGGAAAAATTACTGTTCACGTCACGATCCGAATATCATAAGAAATGTGACAACTCTGTCTGCTTCGTCAGGCCGGGTAAATATTTTCGTCATTTCCGCGAAATCTGCAATCCGAAGTGCCTGCCGGAATGCCCGTTTTCCGGCTTCCTGCAGTCGCAGGCATGGCGAAAAACTGACACCGCAAGATTCTGAACCCATACCGCTCCCGGAGAACAGGGTTTCATTAAGATAACACCGTTACCGTTTTTGCAAAGTGCGGGCATATTTTTCGCAACGCCGTCAGATGCTGTAAAATAAAAAATATTATTCTAAATACAATCTGAGTGTGTTTGTCAACCCAAATGATTTTGGGGAACTTTCATCTGTTTTCCGGGAGACCTGACAGCTCATTTTCCTGCGGGGGATGAGGGATGGGATAAGCGGGGGGTGGATTTGATTTTATTTTTAATATTAATGTTTTACATTTTTATTTATTCCGGGAATATCAAAATGGGTTGACAAGCGCCTCCAAAGGGTGTTAGGGGTCCGCAGACATAAAATAGTTTACCCAACTGGCGTGTAAAACGGTTGCAGGGTGGTAAGGAGCAACTGAAACAGTGAGTGAAATATCAGATGCGATGAAGAGGGTTATCAGAAACACGGCAAAAAAGCTAAAAGGTGCTCAGAAGAGAGAGTTTATTGCCGAAGTGACCCTTGAATTACTGGATGGAAACGCACGGAAGGCGGAACGTGAATTCGGATGGGGCCGGGAAACCGTAAGGAAAGGCATCAGGGAGCTTGCGACAAGTATCAGATGTATTGATAACTATTCTGCGCGCGGAAACAAAAGGACGGAGGAGAAATTTCCGGAGCTTGGCGAAGATATAAGAGCCATCATGGGTGCTGACGGGCAACTGGACCCTGTTTTTCAGATGTATTTCAGCCAGGGGAAAGTTACTGCGAGAGCTTTGCGTCAGATACTGATCAATGCGTTCGGATATACCGATGACCAGTTGCCGAATGACAATACAATCGCGAATATCCTGAGCCGGCTGGGATATCGGATAGGGGCTGTCTGGCAGATGGATAAAAAAAAATAAAAGTGTCGGGAAACGGCTTGCCTGCCAGCTTAACCGGCGAGAATGTGGTGTCGTAAGATTGAAGACAGGTGGCATGGTGATGAGGGCGTGAAGAAAAATTTTTATGGGAAATTAAAGAAAACTGTTTACTTCGCTCTCAATTTAGCATACGAGAACACTTTCGAAGATGAGATGCTTTCGGATTCCTGTTTCGGAATTCTTCTAAGGTTGTAACGGCTGAAGCTTTAGCCGAAATGTATGAGGGAGGTGCCGCAGCATATGCTGCCGGTACTTAATTATGGTAGTTGAACCCCTTAATCCCTTACAAGTAAATCAGGAGGTAAGTAAATGCCAAGTTTCGTAATTCAGGAAAAATGTGACGGTTGCAAAGGCGGCGAGAAGACAGCCTGCATGTACATCTGCCCCAATGATCTGATGGTTCTGGATCCCAATGCGATGAAGGCCTACAATCAGGAGCCGGATCAGTGCTGGGAATGTTTTTCCTGCGTAAAGATTTGCCCGACCCAGGCTATTGAGGTTCGTGGCTATGCTGACTTCGTGCCGCTTGGAAGCTCCATCATGCCGATGATGGGTACCGAAGATGTGATGTGGACCTGTAAGTTCAGAAACGGTCTCGTAAAACGCTTCAAGTTCCCGATCCGTACCACTTCCGAAGGTGCAGCCAACTCTTATGATGATCTCAAGGGAAAAGACATTGAGAGCGCACTCCTGTCCACTCAGGAAGCAGATGGCGTTGAGCTCCCCAAACCGCAGACTATTTAAAACTTCTGTTTTTTCGACGGAGTTACATTAGCAACGATCAACTGAACGAGTATATTTCTAAGGAGGATATAGAATGGCATTACCGAACAAACCCAAGGGTGAACTCAAGGCCGTAAGGGATCCGGAAGTTGTGGAGAAGGAAGTTGATGTACTGATCGTTGGCGGTGGTATGGCTGCCTGCGGAACCGCATTTGAGATGAAAAAATGGCTGGGTGATGACCAGACCGTTCTGCTGTGCGACAAAGCTGCTATGGAAAGAAGCGGCGCGGTTGCCCAGGGCCTGTCCGCCATCAATACCTACATCGGCGACAACTCTCCTGAAGATTACGTCCGCATGGTTCGTAATGACCTGATGGGACTGGTTCGTGAAGATCTGATCTTTGACCTTGGCTGTTACGTTGATGACTCCGTTCATCTGTTTGAGGAATGGGGCCTGCCGGTCTGGAAGAAAACCGACGACGGAAAGAATCTCGACGGTAAAAAAGGCCAGAAAATGGGCACCCTGAAGGGCGGTGCTACTCCGGTCCGTACCGGTAAATGGCAGATCATGATCAATGGTGAGTCCTACAAAAGAATCGTTGCCGAAGCTGCCAAAAAAGCGCTGGGCGAAGACAACATTCTGGAGCGCGTCTTCATCGTTGAGCTGCTGCTGGACGCCAACGTAGAGAATCAGATCGCCGGTGCTGTGGGCTTCTCCGTTCGTGAGAACAAAGTTTACATCATCAAGTGTAAAACCATGATGGTTGCCTGTGGCGGTGCTGTAAACATCTATCAGCCCCGTTCGGTCGGCGAAGGTAAGGGCCGTGCCTGGTATCCGGTATGGAACGCCGGTTCCACCTACACCATGTGCATGAAGGTCGGTGCTGAGCTGACCATGATGGAAAACCGTTTCACCCCGGCCCGTTTTAAAGACGGTTACGGCCCGGTCGGTGCATGGTTCCTGCTGTTCAAAGCCAAAGCCCTCAACGGTCTGGGCGAAAATTATGCCGCCGGTGACGCCGCCAAGGCAGAGCTGGAAAGATTCGCACCTTACGGAACCGCAGCCATCACCCCGACCTGTCTGCGTAACCACCTGATGCTGTTTGAAATGAAAGAAGGCCGCGGTCCCATTATGATGGATACCGTGACCGCTCTGGCAACGCTCGGCGAGACCATGGACAAGAAAGAACTCAAGCACCTCGAGTCTGAGGCCTGGGAAGATTTCCTTGACATGACCTGTGGCCAGGCCAACCTGTGGTGTGCTCAGGACTGTGAGCCGGAAAAGAAAAATTCCGAGATCATGCCGACCGAACCTTACCTGCTGGGTTCTCACTCCGGCTGCTGTGGTCTGTGGGCATCCGGCCCGGATTATGACTGGGTTCCGGAATCCTACAAGATCAAGGCCCGCAACGGCAAAGTCTACAAACAGATGACCACCGTTGAAGGTCTGTTCACCTCCGGTGACGGCGTGGGCGGTTCCGGTCACAAGTTCTCCTCCGGTTCTCACGCCGAAGGCCGTATCGCTGCCAAGCAGATGGTAAGATTTGCAAAAGACTTTGCAGACTTCACCCCGACCCTGGCACAGTCCAAAGACGAACTGGTTGACATGATTTACAAACCGGTGCGCACCTTCCTGGACAACTGTGAATACACCACAGCGATCGACATCAACCCCAATTACATCAAGCCCGAAGGCATGATGTACCGCCTGATGAAGGCCACCCATGAGTATGGTGCCGGTACCGCCACATACTACATGACCAGCAGCAAGAGCTTGGAAGTCGTCATGGATCTGCTTCAGACCATGCGCGAAGACTGTGAGAAAATGGCTGCCGGTGACCTGCATGAGCTGATGAGAGCCTGGGAGATCGAGCATCGTATCTGGACGGTTGAGGCTCACCTGCGCCACATCCAGTACCGCAAAGAGACCCGTTACCCCGGCTTCTACTATCAGGCAGACTATCCGGGGCAGGATGACGAAAACTGGTTCTGTTTCGTCAACTCCAAGTTCGATCCGAAAGCAAAACAGTGGGATGTCTTCAAGAAAGACTATGTCAAGATTATTGCTGACTAATGTTTCCACTGGCTGTATGCTGAATTAGCCGAATAAAATACCTCCAGGTGTCATCAGACGCCTGGAGGTTTTTATTAAGTAAAGGCTTTACCATGACAGGTTTCTGGCCTTCGGGCGGTGTCCGGAAAACTGCGTCAGGATATTTAAAGATTTTAATTCCGGTAAAATCCTTAAATATCCTGACGTCTATGTCTGTCTGATGTGGCAGTGAAGGATGCTGCCCGGCGGGACATGACGAAGGTGTCGTTCATGAAACAAACATTTTTTTATCAATCAAAAAATTGATGCACGGAGGGATAGCATGACAGTAGACAAACAAGCCCCTGCTAGCGGAAGCATTTTGGTTGTTGGAGGTGGGATCAGCGGCTTGACCACGGCCCTCGAAGCTGCCGAAGTAGGGTATGAGGTATTCCTGGTCGAAAAAAATCCTTATTTGGGCGGAAGAGTGGCGCAGCTCAACCAGTATTTCCCCAAGCTATGTCCTCCGACATGCGGACTTGAAATCAACTTCAGGCGGATCAAAGACAACCCGAACGTCAAAGTGCTGACGCTGGCTGAAATTGAAAAGGTGGATGGCGAACCCGGCAATTATGAGGCCACCATCCGGCTGAACCCCCGGTATGTCAACGCCAACTGCACCTGCTGCGGCGAGTGTGCTTCGGCCTGCCAGACCGAAGTCCCCAACGACTTCAACTTCGGGATGGACAAGATCAAAGGTGCGTATCTGCCCCATGAGATGGCGTTCCCGTCCCGCTATGTATTATCACCCCGGATTATCGGCACCGAAGATGCCAAACGGTGCAAGGAGGCCTGTAAGTACGACGCCATTGATCTGGACATGGAGCCCAGGACCATTTCCCTTAACGTCGGCTCCGTCGTCTGGGCCACCGGCTGGGAGCCGTATGATGCCACCCGTATCGATAACCTCGGCTTCGGCAGATATCAGAACATCGTCACCAATATGATGGTGGAGCGGCTGGCGGCCCCCAACGGACCGACCCAGGGCAAAATTCTCCGTCCCTCCGATGACAAGGCCCCGGAAAGCGTGGTCTTTGTCCAGTGTGCGGGGTCACGGGATGAGAACCACCTGCCCTACTGCTCCTACATCTGCTGCATGGCCTCTCTGAAACAGGCCACCTATATCCGGGCACAATATCCCGATGCCAAAATTTACATCTTCTACATCGACCTCCGGGCCCCCGGCCAGCGGTATGAGAAGTTTTATAATAAAATCAAGGAAGACGAGAACGTCTTTTTTGTCAAGGGCAAGGTGGCCGAGGTCAGCGAGGATCCGACGACCAAAAAGATCACTGTAACCGCCGAAAACACCATCACCGGTGAGAAGATTCATCAGGAGGCCGATCTCGTTGTTCTGGCAACAGGAATGCAGCCGACTGCCGCCAACACCAAGCTTCCGGCCAATCTCAGATTCAGCACGGACGGGTTCATTGTCAATGATTATGACAACGGTGGCATGTTCGGAGCCGGTTGTGCCAACAAGCCGTCTGACGTGGTTTCAGCTAACCAGAACGCGACCGGTATGGCCCTGAAGGCAATTCAAACCCTGAAAAAATAATGCGGAATTCGGAAAGAGACATAAAACGCTGTTTCCAGATCCGAAATCCCAAATCCGCAATCTTATCGGAGGTTATCCATGGATAAAAAGTACGGTGTATATATCTGCACAGGCTGTGGAATCGGGGAAGCCCTGGACGTAAAGGCCCTGTGTGATGTCCCTGATGAGGAGGGTATTCCCGTTAAGACACACCCCTGTTTCTGCGGAAAAGAGGGTGTTGAACTGCTGAAAAAAGAGGCTGCGGACGGCACCAATACAATGGTGATCGCTGCCTGCTCCCGCCGTGTGAATTTTGATATTTTCAAGTTTGACGGCTGCATCGTGGATCGCGTCAACCTCAGAGAGGGCGTGGTCTGGTCCCACCCCAGAGCTGAGTTCCCGGCCCTGACCGAAGAGGAAAAAGAGGACGAGGACAACTTTGACCGCGTCCAGATGATGGGCGAGGACTACATCCGCATGGGCATGGCCCGGGTGGAGAAGGTTGACCTGCCCGAAGCCTACAAGCTGGATGAGTTTACCCGTAAGATTCTGGTCATCGGCGGCGGCATGACCGGCCTTACCGCAGCCATTGACGCCGCCAAAACCGGCTATGATGTCACCATTGTCGAAAAAGAATCCTACCTGGGCGGCTATGCGGCCAAGGTCCGCAGGCAGATTCCCATGTCTGAGCCGTATGACGGGCTGCTCCCGCCGACGATTCAGTCCAAGATCGACGAGATGGAGAAGTACCCCGGCATCACCGTCAGAACCAACACGGTCGTGGCCCGTATCGCAGGCCAGCCGGGTGATTTCACCGTCACCCTGAAGAAGCCGGGCGAGAAGATCGAATTTGACGTGCCCTTTCCGCTGCCGGACGAGATGAAGGTCGATGAGAACGGCAAAGAGCTGGATGTGGATCAGCTCCGGGAAAAATACCTGGAGTATAACGAAGGGCGAAAGGATATTCTGAGCCTTGATCCCGACGGCGAGAAATTCGGCGCCGTGATTCTGGCCGCAGGCTGGCGTCCCTACAGGCCCGAAGAGGGCGAATTTGCCAATCTCGGTTTTGGCAGCACCCCGGATGTGGTCACCAATGCCCAGTTCGAGGAGATGGCGGCCAAAGGTCCGCTGGTCCGGCCCTCTGATGGCAACGCTGCAAAATCCGTGGTCTTTATCCAGAGCCCCGGCGGCGACGCCGGTGATGCGGACTTTGACTATGCCGGTGCTGTCACCAGTCTGGTGGCCCTGAAACAGGCCAAATATGTGCGTGAGGACTATGAGGACGGCAAGGCCTACATCTTCTATCAGCATATGCGGACCCCCGGTCTGACCGAGGGATTTTATAAAAATATTCAGCAGGATCCCGGCATCTTCATGACCAAGGGCGAGGTCATCGGCGTGTCCAAAAACGGCAACGACCTGGTGATTGAGGTTCAGAATACCCTGCTGGGCGAAGATGTGCTGGTCAAGGCCGACATGGTGGTTCTGGGAACCGGTATGGTGCCTGCCACGGCAGATGATCCCGTCATCAACCTGGCCTATCGCCAGGGACCGGGTTTCCGTGACATCGGCCTGTTCAACGGCTATTCCGACTCCAACTTCATCTGCTTTCCCTACGAGACCCAGAGAACGGGTGTTTATGCTGCCGGTGCGGTTCGGCGCAGCATGACGATGGAAGAATCGGTTGAAGACGCAGCCGGTGCGGCCCTCAAGGCGATTCAGTGTATCGAATCCTCCAACAGAGGGGTGGCCGTTCACCCGCGTTCCGGCGATATGACCTTCCCGGACTTCTTCTTCCAGAGATGTACCCAGTGTAAGCGGTGTACGGAGGAATGTCCTTTCGGCGCGCTGGACGATGATGAAAAGGGCACACCCAAGCCCAACCCGACCCGCTGCCGACGCTGCGGCACCTGCATGGGCGCGTGTCCCGAGCGGATCATCGGCTTTGCCGACTACAACATCGACAGCATCGGCTCCATGGTCAAATCGGTTCAGGTGCCGTCCGAAGACGATTACACCGAACCGCCGATGCGTATCCTCGGCCTGGTCTGTGAAAATGACGCCTATCCGGCTCTGGATATCGCCGGGCTGAAAGGGTTGTCCTACTCCGCTGATGTCCGTCTGATTCCGGTGCGCTGTCTCGGTTCCGTCAACGTGATCTGGATCAAGGACGCCCTGTCCCAGGGCATGGACGGCGTATTCCTGCTGGGCTGCAAGCATGGTGACGACTATCAGTGCCACTTTGTCAAGGGCAGTGAGCTGGCCGAGATCCGCATGAAGAAAATCGGTGACGCCCTCGCCAGCCTGGCGCTTGAAGAAGAACGTGTGGCCCAGTTCGAGGTTGCCATTGATGAGTATGACAAGCTGCCCAAGATGATCAACGACTTTGTGGACATCATCGAAGGCCTGGGGCCGAACCCGTTCAAGGGCTTCTAAATCAGTTAACAGTTAACAGTGATCCGTTAACAGTGATCCGTGGACAGTTAACAGCAGGTGGTCAGAGGCTGCTAACTGTTCACTGAATATAAGGAGGTTATTGAGATGACGGAAAAACACCTGCTTGAACCTGATGTTGATTTTATTAATCAGGTTATTGGGTTTGGGGGCGAAGACCTCAAAAAATGCTATCAGTGCGCAACCTGCTCTGTCGCCTGTCCGATTTCTCCGGATAATAAGCCGTTTCCCCGGAAAGAGATGATTGCCGCATCATGGGGCCTGAAAGACCGGCTGGTGGGCAACGCCGATATCTGGCTGTGCCACAACTGCGGCGACTGTTCCACCCTGTGTCCCAGAGGGGCCAAGCCGGGCGATGTGCTGGCGGCCGTCCGCTCCTACGCGATTCAGGAGTATGCAGAGCCCAAGAAGTTCGGCAAAATTGTCAATGACCCCAAAAAACTGCCCGTTCTGCTGGGCATTCCGGCGGCCATTTTCCTGGTTCTCGGCCTGATTCTGAAGATGGTGGGCGTGGACTGGCTCAATTTTGCACCGGGCGGGGATGAGATCGTCCACGGTAAATTTTTCTCCACCTGGCTGGTGGACATCATCATGATCCCGACCTTCTTCTTCGCCATCGGCGTATTTGCCCTGGGCCTGAAGCGGTTTGTGGCCGATATTCATGACGATGCCCTGAAGAACGGCAAGAGCGATAAGGAGAAGATTGATCCCAAGGGATTTGTGGAAGCCCTGGTCCGTGTGATTCCGACCATCTTCAAGCATAACAAGTTCTCCGAGTGCGGCGAGAATACAGAACGCGCCACCTCGCACATGATGGTTTTCTTCGGCTTTCTGGGCCTGTTTATCGTGACCAACATCTTCTTTGTGGTGATGTATGGCTTCGG
This window encodes:
- a CDS encoding CoB--CoM heterodisulfide reductase iron-sulfur subunit A family protein, with product MTVDKQAPASGSILVVGGGISGLTTALEAAEVGYEVFLVEKNPYLGGRVAQLNQYFPKLCPPTCGLEINFRRIKDNPNVKVLTLAEIEKVDGEPGNYEATIRLNPRYVNANCTCCGECASACQTEVPNDFNFGMDKIKGAYLPHEMAFPSRYVLSPRIIGTEDAKRCKEACKYDAIDLDMEPRTISLNVGSVVWATGWEPYDATRIDNLGFGRYQNIVTNMMVERLAAPNGPTQGKILRPSDDKAPESVVFVQCAGSRDENHLPYCSYICCMASLKQATYIRAQYPDAKIYIFYIDLRAPGQRYEKFYNKIKEDENVFFVKGKVAEVSEDPTTKKITVTAENTITGEKIHQEADLVVLATGMQPTAANTKLPANLRFSTDGFIVNDYDNGGMFGAGCANKPSDVVSANQNATGMALKAIQTLKK
- a CDS encoding FAD-dependent oxidoreductase, which encodes MDKKYGVYICTGCGIGEALDVKALCDVPDEEGIPVKTHPCFCGKEGVELLKKEAADGTNTMVIAACSRRVNFDIFKFDGCIVDRVNLREGVVWSHPRAEFPALTEEEKEDEDNFDRVQMMGEDYIRMGMARVEKVDLPEAYKLDEFTRKILVIGGGMTGLTAAIDAAKTGYDVTIVEKESYLGGYAAKVRRQIPMSEPYDGLLPPTIQSKIDEMEKYPGITVRTNTVVARIAGQPGDFTVTLKKPGEKIEFDVPFPLPDEMKVDENGKELDVDQLREKYLEYNEGRKDILSLDPDGEKFGAVILAAGWRPYRPEEGEFANLGFGSTPDVVTNAQFEEMAAKGPLVRPSDGNAAKSVVFIQSPGGDAGDADFDYAGAVTSLVALKQAKYVREDYEDGKAYIFYQHMRTPGLTEGFYKNIQQDPGIFMTKGEVIGVSKNGNDLVIEVQNTLLGEDVLVKADMVVLGTGMVPATADDPVINLAYRQGPGFRDIGLFNGYSDSNFICFPYETQRTGVYAAGAVRRSMTMEESVEDAAGAALKAIQCIESSNRGVAVHPRSGDMTFPDFFFQRCTQCKRCTEECPFGALDDDEKGTPKPNPTRCRRCGTCMGACPERIIGFADYNIDSIGSMVKSVQVPSEDDYTEPPMRILGLVCENDAYPALDIAGLKGLSYSADVRLIPVRCLGSVNVIWIKDALSQGMDGVFLLGCKHGDDYQCHFVKGSELAEIRMKKIGDALASLALEEERVAQFEVAIDEYDKLPKMINDFVDIIEGLGPNPFKGF
- the qmoC gene encoding quinone-interacting membrane-bound oxidoreductase complex subunit QmoC, which encodes MTEKHLLEPDVDFINQVIGFGGEDLKKCYQCATCSVACPISPDNKPFPRKEMIAASWGLKDRLVGNADIWLCHNCGDCSTLCPRGAKPGDVLAAVRSYAIQEYAEPKKFGKIVNDPKKLPVLLGIPAAIFLVLGLILKMVGVDWLNFAPGGDEIVHGKFFSTWLVDIIMIPTFFFAIGVFALGLKRFVADIHDDALKNGKSDKEKIDPKGFVEALVRVIPTIFKHNKFSECGENTERATSHMMVFFGFLGLFIVTNIFFVVMYGFGIHGPFSQLNPVKWLGNIAGVALIIGAALMIKERMAKTDQVSSYKDWFIVGLALALGVTGMLSQMTRLGGAAGLSYFIYFIHLICVWCLFATLPFTKFAHIVYRTVAMAYTEYTGRK